From a single Candidatus Eisenbacteria bacterium genomic region:
- a CDS encoding metal-dependent hydrolase, whose amino-acid sequence MNIRWLGHSCFQLTGTKTVLIDPFLTGNPKAAIRAEEVKDLDFLVVTHGHADHLGDAYPIAERTGATLVSIFEITSAAEERKINVEPMNIGGTVENGGVRFHMVSAAHSSPGSTPTGFVIEMDGWTVYHMGDTGLIPDMEMLPRYFSIDVALVPIGDRFTMGAASAAEAVKMCGAKRAVPMHFGTFPLIAPNADRFVERMRGVAEVKVLRPGESFDL is encoded by the coding sequence ATGAACATACGCTGGTTGGGACATTCCTGCTTCCAACTGACCGGGACGAAGACCGTTCTGATCGATCCTTTTCTGACCGGCAACCCGAAGGCGGCGATCCGCGCGGAAGAGGTGAAGGACCTCGACTTCCTGGTCGTCACCCACGGCCACGCCGACCATCTGGGGGACGCCTACCCCATCGCCGAGAGGACCGGGGCGACGTTGGTCTCGATTTTCGAGATCACCTCCGCGGCGGAGGAGCGAAAAATCAACGTGGAACCGATGAACATCGGCGGCACCGTCGAAAACGGAGGGGTACGCTTCCACATGGTGAGCGCGGCCCACTCCTCGCCGGGCTCCACTCCCACAGGTTTCGTGATCGAAATGGACGGCTGGACGGTCTATCACATGGGGGACACGGGTTTGATCCCCGACATGGAAATGCTCCCCCGATACTTCTCCATCGACGTCGCCCTCGTCCCGATCGGCGACCGGTTTACCATGGGCGCCGCGTCCGCCGCCGAGGCGGTGAAGATGTGCGGGGCGAAGAGGGCGGTGCCGATGCACTTCGGCACGTTCCCGCTGATCGCCCCGAACGCGGACCGTTTCGTCGAGCGGATGCGGGGCGTGGCGGAGGTGAAGGTTCTCCGGCCCGGTGAATCCTTCGACCTGTAG
- a CDS encoding biopolymer transporter ExbD, with product MIPTRRIGGRTRERVRREAERVPLLALFVVIVPVFLLAASSAHWAVLDAEAAYAPEAASPSGAPLPEAPADPPRPARLMVGREGTRLERVGASAIPVPSDGLAAALASLWEEDPEEGALTIVAANGASYREVRRVLDLCRDAGFRTVRLETSP from the coding sequence TTGATTCCGACCCGGCGAATCGGCGGCCGAACCAGGGAACGGGTCCGGCGCGAGGCGGAGAGAGTCCCCCTTCTCGCCCTCTTCGTCGTCATCGTGCCGGTCTTCCTTCTGGCGGCTTCTTCCGCCCATTGGGCGGTGCTCGACGCGGAGGCGGCCTACGCGCCGGAAGCGGCCTCCCCATCGGGCGCGCCCCTCCCCGAGGCCCCCGCGGACCCGCCCCGACCGGCGCGATTGATGGTCGGCCGGGAGGGGACGCGCCTGGAGCGTGTGGGTGCTTCCGCCATCCCCGTCCCCTCGGACGGGCTCGCCGCCGCCCTCGCCTCCCTATGGGAAGAGGACCCGGAGGAGGGCGCGCTCACCATCGTCGCGGCCAACGGAGCTTCCTACCGGGAGGTCCGCCGCGTCCTCGATCTCTGCCGCGACGCCGGCTTCCGAACCGTTCGCCTCGAAACCTCGCCTTAG